A region from the Antennarius striatus isolate MH-2024 chromosome 22, ASM4005453v1, whole genome shotgun sequence genome encodes:
- the LOC137589531 gene encoding protein bicaudal D homolog 1-like isoform X2 produces the protein MAAGGAERDDTVEQCRLEVERLSRELAEANREKIRAAECGLVVLEENQSLKQQIAELEAEQEALRLELEQLQEAFGQAYSTQRKVAEDGETNEKTLLQESATKEAYYMGRLLELQAELEHSQNTSSNAQADKEHLTMVLQELRESTDMLEQQRSRMREEIREYKFRESRLLQDYTELEEENISLQKLVSTLRQNQVEYEGLKHEIKVAEEETEVLHSQLEDALRLKDISDSQLEDALESLKSEREQKNHLRRELVHHLSMCDVAFTGSAHLMFSSAPPSGTATPTTLLSPNADEPLRCNGHLQGGGEAGTAAGSVPRTNGEYRRPGSKAEGAATSDLFCEMNLSEIQKLKQKLIMVEREKLALITSLQESQTQLQHTQGALNEQHERAQCLSQKVFALRHLHRRTNLNQDAHAVDVSQLQPEALIELEKDEMETEEEEKPDECKIETSNKCQVFPYQTPGLEILQCKYRVAVTEVVELKAEVKDLHHRLAQCAEAEKKPRHNEQLQMLERQMASLEKSYREAQEKVSTLDSELQAAQSAAMECQGALTAAQEELAMLSEDLAQLYHHVCLCNNETPNRVMLDYYRQGRGLRALSTSLKATSLDNNKVLITPRLARRLANVSTSTTSSTAESRSPSESPCKQPFSGEGRTLERERDREQSLAPCSSSSRSPSISASSSSSSSSSPALEPDGELRREPMNIYNLNAIIRDQVKHLHQAVDRSLELSRQRATARDLAPYLDKDKENCMDEILKLKSLLSTKREQVSTLRLVLKANKQTAEGALANLRSKYEAEKSMVTDTMTKLRNELKALKEDAATFSSLRAMFATRCDEYTTQLDEMQRQLAAAEDEKKTLNSLLRMAIQQKLALTQRLEDLAFDQEQIHRTHRGRLTCRKVGTPKVSPPPSTQSLAPSSFPLSDIGSPTSGLSHDATGAPCEVNAATADLASALTPPTSDVHPHCLLSPAVASLAGPQALESPPSLEPPLTKVSQTTPPTPTRPAHSQWTLGVRTLVVDSHSFSVNMPPSLPRSSGLSRHYTTVSHSSPPSTSTRSIHSGSAPSSPYRSPLHGLRRSIWSPSHRSRTFSSLTRSSILHGPSPSAHPSPDSPSSSHSCSPAYYSSSPGFNSSTSYLTSGAFASQSHSAHYTPLYPRSYSSYRPRN, from the exons ATGGCTGCGGGCGGAGCGGAGCGCGACGACACGGTGGAGCAGTGTCGGCTGGAGGTGGAGCGCCTCAGCCGGGAGCTGGCCGAGGCCAACCGGGAGAAGATCCGGGCGGCCGAGTGCGGGCTGGTGGTCCTGGAGGAGAACCAGAGCCTGAAGCAGCAGATCGCCGAGCTGGAGGCCGAGCAGGAGGCTCTGAggctggagctggagcagctgcaggag GCATTTGGCCAGGCCTACTCTACCCAGCGTAAGGtggcagaagatggagagacCAATGAGAAGACACTGCTGCAGGAGTCTGCCACCAAGGAGGCCTACTACATGGGTCGCCTCCTAGAGCTCCAGGCTGAGCTGGAACACAGTCAGAACACCTCCTCCAATGCCCAAGCCGACAAGGAACACCTGACCATGGTGCTGCAGGAGCTGAGGGAG AGCACCGACATGTTGGAGCAGCAGCGTAGTCGGATGAGGGAGGAAATCCGGGAGTACAAGTTTCGAGAATCTCGGCTGCTCCAGGATTAcactgagctggaggaggagaacatcTCTTTGCAGAAGCTGGTGTCCACACTCAGACAGAACCAG GTGGAGTATGAAGGCCTGAAGCATGAGATCAAGGTCGCTGAAGAGGAGACAGAAGTCCTTCACAGCCAGCTGGAGGACGCCCTGCGTCTGAAGGACATCTCCGACTCGCAGCTGGAGGACGCCCTGGAGTCTCTGAAGAGTGAGCGTGAGCAGAAGAACCACCTACGCAGGGAGCTGGTGCACCACCTCAGCATGTGTGATGTGGCCTTCACCGGCAGCGCCCACCTGATGTTCAGCTCAGCCCCGCCCAGTGGCACCGCCACCCCGACAACCCTCTTGTCCCCGAATGCAGACGAGCCCCTCAG GTGTAATGGCCACCTCCAGGGTGGGGGTGAAGCAGGGACGGCTGCAGGGTCGGTGCCCAGGACTAATGGGGAGTACCGAAGGCCGGGGAGCAAAGCTGAGGGGGCGGCGACATCAGACCTCTTTTGTGAAATGAACCTATCAGAGATCCAGAAGCTCAAACAGAAGCTAATAATG GTTGAACGTGAAAAATTAGCACTGATCACCAGCCTGCAGGAGTCCCAAACTCAGCTCCAACACACCCAGGGAGCTCTGAACGAGCAACATGAGAGGGCCCAATGCCTCAGCCAGAAAGTGTTTGCCCTCCGCCACCTACATCGAAGGACCAACCTCAATCAGGACGCCCATGCTGTTGATGTATCTCAGCTCCAACCTGAGGCTCTGATCGAGCTAGAGAAGGATGAGATGgagactgaagaagaagaaaaacctgATGAGTGTAAGATTGAGACATCAAACAAATGTCAGGTATTTCCATACCAGACACCAGGTCTGGAGATCCTGCAGTGCAAATACCGTGTGGCTGTGACAGAGGTGGTGGAGCTCAAGGCAGAGGTGAAGGACCTTCATCACAGACTGGCCCAATGTGCAGAAGCAGAGAAGAAGCCGAGACACAACGAACAGCTTCAGATGCTGGAAAGGCAGATGGCCTCACTAGAGAAGAGCTACCGGGAGGCACAGGAGAAG GTTTCCACCCTGGACTCTGAGCTGCAGGCAGCTCAGTCAGCAGCAATGGAGTGCCAGGGGGCGTTGACTGCTGCCCAGGAAGAGTTGGCGATGCTCAGTGAGGACCTTGCTCAACTGTACCACCACGTCTGTTTGTGCAACAATGAGACGCCCAACCGTGTCATGCTGGACTACTACAG ACAAGGTCGGGGGCTGCGGGCGCTCAGTACCAGTCTTAAAGCCACGTCCTTAGACAACAACAAAGTTCTTATCACACCGCGCCTTGCCAGACGGCTTGCCAATGTTTCAACTTCAACAACCTCAAGTACTGCAGAGTCACGGAGCCCATCAGAGTCTCCATGCAAGCAGCCCTTTTCTGGGGAGGGTAGGACACTGGAGAGGGAACGAGACCGTGAGCAGAGCCTGGCACCATGCAGTTCTTCCAGTCGTTCACCCAGTATCAGtgcctcttcatcatcatcgtcatcatcatcgcctGCCCTTGAACCAGATGGCGAGCTCCGCAGGGAGCCCATGAACATTTACAACCTGAATGCCATCATCAGAGACCAG GTGAAGCACCTCCATCAGGCAGTAGACAGATCCCTGGAGCTGTCCAGACAAAGAGCTACAGCAAGGGATCTGGCCCCTTATCTGGACAAGGACAAGGAGAACTGCATGGACGAGATCCTGAAGCTCAAGTCTCTTCTTAGCACCAAGAGAGAACAGGTTTCCACCCTCAGACTGGTTCTGAAGGCCAACAAACAG ACGGCAGAGGGGGCCCTGGCCAACCTCAGGAGTAAGTATGAGGCAGAGAAGTCCATGGTGACAGACACCATGACGAAGCTGAGGAACGAGCTGAAGGCCCTGAAGGAGGACGCTGCCACCTTCTCCTCTCTCCGCGCCATGTTTGCCACCAG GTGTGATGAGTACACCACCCAGCTGGATGAGATGCAGAGGCAGCTGGCTGCAGCTGAGGACGAGAAGAAGACCCTGAACTCCCTGCTGAGGATGGCCATCCAGCAGAAGCTGGCCCTCACCCAGCGCCTGGAGGACCTGGCCTTTGACCAGGAGCAGATCCACCGGACTCATAGGGGCAGGCTGACCTGCAGGAAGGTTGGCACCCCCAAAGTAAGTCCACCACCCTCCACTCAGTCTTTGGCCCCGAGCAGCTTCCCCCTTTCAGACATTGGTAGTCCTACATCAGGTCTTTCCCATGATGCCACTGGAGCACCGTGTGAAGTGAATGCAGCGACAGCAGACCTGGCCTCAGCTCTTACCCCCCCGACATCAGACGTACACCCCCACTGTCTGTTATCACCAGCGGTGGCCTCATTGGCTGGGCCTCAGGCGCTAGAGAGTCCCCCATCCCTGGAGCCTCCCCTCACCAAGGTATCGCAAACAACGCCCCCAACTCCTACAAGACCCGCCCACTCCCAGTGGACTCTGGGGGTGCGGACATTGGTGGTTGACTCCCACAGCTTCAGTGTTAATATGCCCCCCTCCCTGCCTCGTAGTTCTGGCCTCTCCAGGCATTACACCACTGTCTCTCActcctctcccccctccaccAGCACCAGGTCCATCCATTCAGGAtctgccccctcctccccctacCGGTCACCTCTTCATGGGCTCAGACGCTCCATTTGGAGCCCCTCACACCGGAGTCGGACTTTTTCCAGCCTGACTCGCTCTTCTATCCTCCACGGCCCTTCCCCTTCAGCGCATCCCTCCCCCGactccccctcttcctcacaCAGCTGCTCCCCCGCTTACTACAGCTCCTCTCCTGGGTTTAACTCTTCTACCTCCTACCTCACCTCTGGCGCCTTCGCCTCCCAAAGTCACTCTGCCCACTACACGCCTCTCTACCCCAGGAGCTACAGTTCTTATCGACCCCGGAACTGA
- the LOC137589531 gene encoding protein bicaudal D homolog 1-like isoform X1 has product MAAGGAERDDTVEQCRLEVERLSRELAEANREKIRAAECGLVVLEENQSLKQQIAELEAEQEALRLELEQLQEAFGQAYSTQRKVAEDGETNEKTLLQESATKEAYYMGRLLELQAELEHSQNTSSNAQADKEHLTMVLQELREQSTDMLEQQRSRMREEIREYKFRESRLLQDYTELEEENISLQKLVSTLRQNQVEYEGLKHEIKVAEEETEVLHSQLEDALRLKDISDSQLEDALESLKSEREQKNHLRRELVHHLSMCDVAFTGSAHLMFSSAPPSGTATPTTLLSPNADEPLRCNGHLQGGGEAGTAAGSVPRTNGEYRRPGSKAEGAATSDLFCEMNLSEIQKLKQKLIMVEREKLALITSLQESQTQLQHTQGALNEQHERAQCLSQKVFALRHLHRRTNLNQDAHAVDVSQLQPEALIELEKDEMETEEEEKPDECKIETSNKCQVFPYQTPGLEILQCKYRVAVTEVVELKAEVKDLHHRLAQCAEAEKKPRHNEQLQMLERQMASLEKSYREAQEKVSTLDSELQAAQSAAMECQGALTAAQEELAMLSEDLAQLYHHVCLCNNETPNRVMLDYYRQGRGLRALSTSLKATSLDNNKVLITPRLARRLANVSTSTTSSTAESRSPSESPCKQPFSGEGRTLERERDREQSLAPCSSSSRSPSISASSSSSSSSSPALEPDGELRREPMNIYNLNAIIRDQVKHLHQAVDRSLELSRQRATARDLAPYLDKDKENCMDEILKLKSLLSTKREQVSTLRLVLKANKQTAEGALANLRSKYEAEKSMVTDTMTKLRNELKALKEDAATFSSLRAMFATRCDEYTTQLDEMQRQLAAAEDEKKTLNSLLRMAIQQKLALTQRLEDLAFDQEQIHRTHRGRLTCRKVGTPKVSPPPSTQSLAPSSFPLSDIGSPTSGLSHDATGAPCEVNAATADLASALTPPTSDVHPHCLLSPAVASLAGPQALESPPSLEPPLTKVSQTTPPTPTRPAHSQWTLGVRTLVVDSHSFSVNMPPSLPRSSGLSRHYTTVSHSSPPSTSTRSIHSGSAPSSPYRSPLHGLRRSIWSPSHRSRTFSSLTRSSILHGPSPSAHPSPDSPSSSHSCSPAYYSSSPGFNSSTSYLTSGAFASQSHSAHYTPLYPRSYSSYRPRN; this is encoded by the exons ATGGCTGCGGGCGGAGCGGAGCGCGACGACACGGTGGAGCAGTGTCGGCTGGAGGTGGAGCGCCTCAGCCGGGAGCTGGCCGAGGCCAACCGGGAGAAGATCCGGGCGGCCGAGTGCGGGCTGGTGGTCCTGGAGGAGAACCAGAGCCTGAAGCAGCAGATCGCCGAGCTGGAGGCCGAGCAGGAGGCTCTGAggctggagctggagcagctgcaggag GCATTTGGCCAGGCCTACTCTACCCAGCGTAAGGtggcagaagatggagagacCAATGAGAAGACACTGCTGCAGGAGTCTGCCACCAAGGAGGCCTACTACATGGGTCGCCTCCTAGAGCTCCAGGCTGAGCTGGAACACAGTCAGAACACCTCCTCCAATGCCCAAGCCGACAAGGAACACCTGACCATGGTGCTGCAGGAGCTGAGGGAG CAGAGCACCGACATGTTGGAGCAGCAGCGTAGTCGGATGAGGGAGGAAATCCGGGAGTACAAGTTTCGAGAATCTCGGCTGCTCCAGGATTAcactgagctggaggaggagaacatcTCTTTGCAGAAGCTGGTGTCCACACTCAGACAGAACCAG GTGGAGTATGAAGGCCTGAAGCATGAGATCAAGGTCGCTGAAGAGGAGACAGAAGTCCTTCACAGCCAGCTGGAGGACGCCCTGCGTCTGAAGGACATCTCCGACTCGCAGCTGGAGGACGCCCTGGAGTCTCTGAAGAGTGAGCGTGAGCAGAAGAACCACCTACGCAGGGAGCTGGTGCACCACCTCAGCATGTGTGATGTGGCCTTCACCGGCAGCGCCCACCTGATGTTCAGCTCAGCCCCGCCCAGTGGCACCGCCACCCCGACAACCCTCTTGTCCCCGAATGCAGACGAGCCCCTCAG GTGTAATGGCCACCTCCAGGGTGGGGGTGAAGCAGGGACGGCTGCAGGGTCGGTGCCCAGGACTAATGGGGAGTACCGAAGGCCGGGGAGCAAAGCTGAGGGGGCGGCGACATCAGACCTCTTTTGTGAAATGAACCTATCAGAGATCCAGAAGCTCAAACAGAAGCTAATAATG GTTGAACGTGAAAAATTAGCACTGATCACCAGCCTGCAGGAGTCCCAAACTCAGCTCCAACACACCCAGGGAGCTCTGAACGAGCAACATGAGAGGGCCCAATGCCTCAGCCAGAAAGTGTTTGCCCTCCGCCACCTACATCGAAGGACCAACCTCAATCAGGACGCCCATGCTGTTGATGTATCTCAGCTCCAACCTGAGGCTCTGATCGAGCTAGAGAAGGATGAGATGgagactgaagaagaagaaaaacctgATGAGTGTAAGATTGAGACATCAAACAAATGTCAGGTATTTCCATACCAGACACCAGGTCTGGAGATCCTGCAGTGCAAATACCGTGTGGCTGTGACAGAGGTGGTGGAGCTCAAGGCAGAGGTGAAGGACCTTCATCACAGACTGGCCCAATGTGCAGAAGCAGAGAAGAAGCCGAGACACAACGAACAGCTTCAGATGCTGGAAAGGCAGATGGCCTCACTAGAGAAGAGCTACCGGGAGGCACAGGAGAAG GTTTCCACCCTGGACTCTGAGCTGCAGGCAGCTCAGTCAGCAGCAATGGAGTGCCAGGGGGCGTTGACTGCTGCCCAGGAAGAGTTGGCGATGCTCAGTGAGGACCTTGCTCAACTGTACCACCACGTCTGTTTGTGCAACAATGAGACGCCCAACCGTGTCATGCTGGACTACTACAG ACAAGGTCGGGGGCTGCGGGCGCTCAGTACCAGTCTTAAAGCCACGTCCTTAGACAACAACAAAGTTCTTATCACACCGCGCCTTGCCAGACGGCTTGCCAATGTTTCAACTTCAACAACCTCAAGTACTGCAGAGTCACGGAGCCCATCAGAGTCTCCATGCAAGCAGCCCTTTTCTGGGGAGGGTAGGACACTGGAGAGGGAACGAGACCGTGAGCAGAGCCTGGCACCATGCAGTTCTTCCAGTCGTTCACCCAGTATCAGtgcctcttcatcatcatcgtcatcatcatcgcctGCCCTTGAACCAGATGGCGAGCTCCGCAGGGAGCCCATGAACATTTACAACCTGAATGCCATCATCAGAGACCAG GTGAAGCACCTCCATCAGGCAGTAGACAGATCCCTGGAGCTGTCCAGACAAAGAGCTACAGCAAGGGATCTGGCCCCTTATCTGGACAAGGACAAGGAGAACTGCATGGACGAGATCCTGAAGCTCAAGTCTCTTCTTAGCACCAAGAGAGAACAGGTTTCCACCCTCAGACTGGTTCTGAAGGCCAACAAACAG ACGGCAGAGGGGGCCCTGGCCAACCTCAGGAGTAAGTATGAGGCAGAGAAGTCCATGGTGACAGACACCATGACGAAGCTGAGGAACGAGCTGAAGGCCCTGAAGGAGGACGCTGCCACCTTCTCCTCTCTCCGCGCCATGTTTGCCACCAG GTGTGATGAGTACACCACCCAGCTGGATGAGATGCAGAGGCAGCTGGCTGCAGCTGAGGACGAGAAGAAGACCCTGAACTCCCTGCTGAGGATGGCCATCCAGCAGAAGCTGGCCCTCACCCAGCGCCTGGAGGACCTGGCCTTTGACCAGGAGCAGATCCACCGGACTCATAGGGGCAGGCTGACCTGCAGGAAGGTTGGCACCCCCAAAGTAAGTCCACCACCCTCCACTCAGTCTTTGGCCCCGAGCAGCTTCCCCCTTTCAGACATTGGTAGTCCTACATCAGGTCTTTCCCATGATGCCACTGGAGCACCGTGTGAAGTGAATGCAGCGACAGCAGACCTGGCCTCAGCTCTTACCCCCCCGACATCAGACGTACACCCCCACTGTCTGTTATCACCAGCGGTGGCCTCATTGGCTGGGCCTCAGGCGCTAGAGAGTCCCCCATCCCTGGAGCCTCCCCTCACCAAGGTATCGCAAACAACGCCCCCAACTCCTACAAGACCCGCCCACTCCCAGTGGACTCTGGGGGTGCGGACATTGGTGGTTGACTCCCACAGCTTCAGTGTTAATATGCCCCCCTCCCTGCCTCGTAGTTCTGGCCTCTCCAGGCATTACACCACTGTCTCTCActcctctcccccctccaccAGCACCAGGTCCATCCATTCAGGAtctgccccctcctccccctacCGGTCACCTCTTCATGGGCTCAGACGCTCCATTTGGAGCCCCTCACACCGGAGTCGGACTTTTTCCAGCCTGACTCGCTCTTCTATCCTCCACGGCCCTTCCCCTTCAGCGCATCCCTCCCCCGactccccctcttcctcacaCAGCTGCTCCCCCGCTTACTACAGCTCCTCTCCTGGGTTTAACTCTTCTACCTCCTACCTCACCTCTGGCGCCTTCGCCTCCCAAAGTCACTCTGCCCACTACACGCCTCTCTACCCCAGGAGCTACAGTTCTTATCGACCCCGGAACTGA
- the strap gene encoding serine-threonine kinase receptor-associated protein yields MAMRQTPLTCSGHTRPVVDLAFSGVTPHGYFLISACKDGKPMLRQGDTGDWIGTFLGHKGAVWGATLNTDATKAATAAADFTAKVWDAVSGDEVLTLAHKHIVKTVSFTQDSSCLLTGGNDKLLRIYDLSNPEAAPQEIAGHTSAIKKALWCSNDQQILSAAEDKTIRLWDRSSMKEVKTLTFDTSVSSMEYLSDGHVLVITYGKTIAFYNALSLDLIKSVEAPAPINSASLHPEKDFFVAGGEDFKLYKFDYSTKEELESYKGHFGPVHCVRFSPDGELYGSGSEDGTLRLWQTAVGKTYGLWKCVLPEDLAAENNEQLFPAVPEVKA; encoded by the exons ATGGCGATGAGGCAGACCCCCCTCACCTGCTCCGGCCACACGCGGCCCGTGGTGGACCTGGCCTTCAGCGGAGTCACCCCCCACGGATACTTCCTCATCAGCGCCTGCAAGG ATGGTAAGCCCATGTTGCGCCAGGGAGACACAGGGGACTGGATCGGAACGTTTCTGGGTCACAAAGGCGCTGTCTGGGGAGCCACCCTGAACACAGACGCCACCAAGGCAGCGACCGCCGCTGCTGACTTCACAGC aaAGGTGTGGGATGCAGTGAGTGGAGATGAGGTCCTCACACTGGCTCACAAACACATCGTCAAGACGGTCAGCTTCACTCAG GACAGCAGCTGTCTTCTCACTGGAGGAAACGATAAGCTGCTGCGCATCTACGATCTCAGCAACCCTGAAGCAG CGCCTCAGGAGATCGCAGGACACACTTCAGCCATTAAGAAAGCCTTGTGGTGCAGCAACGACCAGCAGATCCTCTCTGCTGCTGAGGACAAAACCATCCG GCTTTGGGACAGGAGCTCCATGAAGGAAGTGAAGACCCTGACCTTTGACACCAGTGTGAGCAGCATGGAGTACCTGTCTGATGGACACGTCCTGGTGATCACCTATGGAAAGACCATTGCGTTCTACAACGCTCTGAG TTTGGACCTGATCAAGAGCGTGGAGGCCCCAGCCCCCATCAATTCAGCCTCCCTCCACCCAGAGAAAGACTTCTTTGTTGCTGGTGGAGAAGACTTCAAGCTCTACAAGTTTGACTACAGCACAAAGGAAGAGCTTG AGTCGTACAAGGGTCACTTTGGTCCGGTGCACTGTGTTCGCTTCAGTCCTGACGGCGAGCTGTACGGCAGCGGCTCCGAGGACGGTACGCTGCGCCTGTGGCAGACCGCCGTGGGGAAGACCTACGGCCTGTGGAAGTGTGTCCTTCCTG AGGACCTGGCTGCAGAGAACAATGAGCAGCTTTTCCCAGCAGTCCCTGAGGTCAAAGCCTGA